One Candidatus Methylomirabilota bacterium DNA segment encodes these proteins:
- the greA gene encoding transcription elongation factor GreA: MSPRTPMTREGFARLQQELDQLRREARPQIIKAIAEARAHGDLSENAEYHAAKERQGFIEGRIRELEVKVGGAEVIEPPRSGDRITFGSTVRLRGPDGKEVQYQIVGSDEADPATGRISILSPLARTLIGKEIGGEVKVQAPGGAKTYEVLAANFPWES; the protein is encoded by the coding sequence ATGTCGCCACGCACGCCGATGACGCGCGAGGGCTTTGCCCGCCTCCAGCAGGAGCTCGACCAGCTGAGGCGCGAGGCGCGCCCGCAGATCATCAAGGCCATCGCCGAAGCCCGGGCGCACGGGGACCTGTCCGAAAATGCCGAGTACCACGCCGCCAAGGAGCGCCAGGGGTTCATCGAGGGGCGGATCCGAGAGCTGGAGGTCAAGGTCGGCGGCGCCGAGGTCATCGAGCCGCCGCGGAGCGGGGACCGGATCACGTTCGGCTCGACGGTGCGGCTCCGCGGGCCGGACGGGAAGGAGGTCCAATACCAGATCGTGGGCTCGGACGAGGCCGACCCGGCCACTGGCCGGATCTCGATCCTCTCGCCGCTCGCCCGGACCCTGATCGGCAAGGAAATCGGCGGCGAGGTCAAGGTCCAGGCCCCCGGCGGGGCCAAGACCTACGAGGTGCTGGCCGCCAACTTTCCCTGGGAGTCTTGA
- a CDS encoding septal ring lytic transglycosylase RlpA family protein produces MVATFLLSGCAFVAGVPDESASRGDPGTPPAAPPPAASVVSPRARPRVDLASYYAKWHHGRPTASGEAFDMDALTAAHRSLPLGACLEVVHLGNGRRVFVRVNDRGPYVPGRAIDVSYRAAQELGMLDDGVARVRIKETRSGACEGPLGEEPS; encoded by the coding sequence GTGGTGGCGACCTTCCTCCTCAGCGGGTGCGCCTTCGTCGCGGGGGTGCCGGACGAGAGCGCCTCGCGCGGGGACCCCGGGACGCCGCCCGCCGCACCGCCCCCGGCCGCCTCCGTCGTGTCTCCTCGGGCCCGCCCGCGCGTGGACCTTGCTTCGTATTACGCGAAGTGGCACCACGGTCGCCCCACCGCGAGCGGGGAGGCCTTCGACATGGACGCCCTCACGGCCGCCCACCGGTCGCTGCCGCTCGGCGCCTGCCTCGAGGTGGTGCACCTCGGCAACGGCCGCCGGGTGTTCGTTCGCGTGAATGACCGCGGCCCCTACGTCCCCGGGCGCGCGATCGACGTCTCGTATCGCGCGGCGCAGGAGCTCGGGATGCTGGACGACGGGGTGGCGCGGGTGCGGATCAAGGAGACGAGATCCGGGGCGTGTGAAGGCCCCCTGGGGGAAGAGCCGAGTTAG
- a CDS encoding DGQHR domain-containing protein, which yields MISVGAHRIKQYGVEFYQASFPAREIDRLVKFEVLGYGGIPEPTKAKRAARTRVNWDVLESRIGESSEAYQRPVIRRKIEELVAYFRDCREAGKLPSIAGAVIITSDKRLTFRPVAHHGNLGVLEIPEEPGVLRVLDGQHRLLALHALATEGDLTGLDVPAVLFDTLDAQQIVELFVTINAKHTRLNPSHLVSLAGRKLYPDENQALAHDIIRTLNEDDTSPLQGEIKMLGIGRGRVAQAPLAEEIVDLIETVEKMGGRGRAKELRDSGRRFFLNYIKAIAQTFPHAWAGRKYSIKTGTALRAFVRVAPDVMVRTRELKGDPYDLRGIREALRPWTERLGDRRFETEGEWRQKLAGGTRGTVETLARELRDALRT from the coding sequence ATGATCAGCGTCGGCGCCCACCGAATCAAGCAGTACGGGGTCGAGTTCTATCAGGCGTCATTCCCGGCCCGGGAGATCGATCGGCTGGTGAAATTCGAGGTGCTGGGCTATGGGGGGATCCCCGAGCCCACGAAGGCGAAGCGGGCGGCGCGGACCCGGGTGAACTGGGACGTGCTGGAGAGCCGGATCGGGGAAAGCTCGGAGGCCTACCAGCGCCCCGTCATCCGACGGAAGATCGAAGAGCTGGTCGCCTACTTCCGCGACTGCCGGGAGGCCGGCAAGCTCCCGTCGATCGCCGGCGCCGTCATCATCACCTCGGACAAGCGGCTGACCTTCCGGCCGGTCGCCCACCACGGCAACCTCGGCGTGCTCGAGATCCCCGAGGAGCCCGGCGTGCTGCGCGTGCTCGACGGCCAGCATCGGCTGCTCGCGCTGCACGCCCTCGCCACCGAAGGCGACCTGACGGGCCTGGACGTGCCGGCGGTGCTCTTCGACACCCTCGATGCCCAGCAGATCGTGGAGCTCTTCGTCACGATCAACGCCAAGCACACGCGCCTCAACCCCTCCCACCTGGTGAGCCTGGCCGGGCGCAAGCTCTACCCCGACGAGAACCAGGCGCTGGCCCACGACATCATCCGGACGCTCAACGAAGATGACACCTCACCGCTCCAGGGCGAGATCAAGATGCTCGGGATCGGCCGCGGCCGAGTCGCCCAGGCCCCCCTGGCCGAGGAGATCGTCGACCTGATCGAGACGGTCGAGAAGATGGGCGGGCGCGGCCGGGCCAAGGAGCTCCGGGACTCGGGCCGACGTTTCTTCCTGAACTACATCAAGGCCATCGCGCAGACGTTCCCGCACGCCTGGGCGGGGCGGAAGTACTCGATCAAGACCGGGACCGCTCTGCGGGCCTTCGTCCGGGTGGCCCCCGACGTGATGGTGCGCACCCGCGAGCTCAAGGGGGATCCCTATGACCTCCGGGGCATCCGGGAGGCCCTGCGCCCGTGGACCGAGCGGCTCGGCGACCGCCGTTTCGAGACCGAAGGGGAATGGCGGCAGAAGCTCGCGGGCGGCACCCGGGGCACGGTGGAGACGCTCGCGCGCGAGCTCCGCGACGCGCTTCGGACCTAA
- a CDS encoding virulence factor, whose protein sequence is MARVRITYWQEIPVLVTARDAADEVTIPLSSRFQDLVDAVAMLLGLSDAEDYLARWQPGPEEERPGGADAAARAVAGELEEQFAEIRARSFQPGSVTE, encoded by the coding sequence ATGGCGCGAGTCCGGATCACGTACTGGCAGGAAATCCCGGTCCTGGTCACAGCCCGCGATGCTGCGGACGAGGTCACCATCCCGCTGAGCTCGCGCTTCCAGGATCTCGTCGATGCGGTGGCGATGCTCCTCGGGCTCTCGGACGCGGAGGACTATCTGGCCCGGTGGCAGCCAGGCCCCGAGGAGGAACGCCCCGGGGGCGCCGACGCCGCGGCCCGTGCGGTGGCCGGCGAGCTCGAGGAGCAGTTCGCGGAGATCCGCGCGCGGAGCTTTCAGCCCGGCAGCGTGACGGAGTAG
- the typA gene encoding translational GTPase TypA: MTQRLDIRNLAIIAHVDHGKTTLVDAMLWQGGIFRANESVPERVLDSIDLEREKGITIMAKQTAITYRGVKLNVVDTPGHADFGGEVERTLTLVDGVLLLVDAAEGPLPQTRFVLKKALEAGLPPIVVLNKIDRADARPAEVLDEVYDLFIDLDADLTQLEFPVLYTDARRGTATRRLDEPGQSLGPLFETLLATIPPPTFDPDMGLQLRAASLDWDDYVGRLVIGRIVNGTLRPHDRVVVLRRSGAAEPAKVTGVYTYEGLRRVEVAEAGPGELVLVAGIEAMDIGETLADPERPVALPPIRVDEPTVAMLFSANVSPFAGREGKYVTSRHLRERLFKEARGNVAIRVEETDSPDTLRVSGRGELQLAILIEMMRREGYELEAGQPEVITREVDGERLEPMEHLVIDCPEEFIGIVTQKVGARKGQMVKMVNHGTGRVRLEYRLPARGLIGYRGEFLTDTRGTGLLNHLFDGWAPWQGEVPRRANGALVGDRDGRATGYAIDHLQPRGEFFIRPGDPVYEGQVVGEHARDNDLDVNVTKEKKLTNMRASTADEAIRLTPPRVMSLEQCLEWIRADELVEVTPQALRLRKKALRGRRRF; this comes from the coding sequence GTGACCCAGCGCCTCGACATCCGCAACCTGGCGATCATCGCCCACGTCGATCACGGCAAGACGACCCTGGTCGACGCCATGCTGTGGCAGGGCGGCATCTTCCGGGCCAACGAGTCGGTCCCCGAGCGCGTGCTGGACTCGATCGACCTCGAGCGCGAGAAGGGGATCACGATCATGGCCAAGCAGACCGCGATCACCTACCGCGGCGTGAAGCTCAACGTGGTGGACACCCCGGGGCACGCCGACTTCGGCGGGGAGGTCGAACGGACTCTGACCCTGGTGGACGGCGTGCTCCTCCTGGTGGACGCCGCCGAGGGGCCCCTCCCCCAGACGCGCTTCGTCTTGAAGAAGGCCCTGGAGGCGGGGCTGCCGCCGATCGTCGTGCTCAACAAGATCGACCGGGCCGACGCCCGCCCGGCGGAGGTCCTGGACGAGGTCTACGACCTGTTCATCGACCTGGACGCCGACCTCACCCAGCTCGAGTTCCCGGTCCTCTACACCGACGCCCGGCGGGGCACGGCGACGCGCCGCCTCGACGAGCCCGGCCAGAGCCTCGGGCCGCTCTTCGAGACGCTCCTGGCGACGATTCCCCCGCCGACCTTCGATCCCGACATGGGACTCCAGCTGCGGGCGGCCAGCCTCGACTGGGATGACTACGTCGGGCGGCTCGTCATCGGTCGCATCGTGAACGGCACGCTCCGGCCCCACGATCGGGTGGTCGTCCTGCGTCGCTCCGGAGCCGCGGAGCCGGCCAAGGTCACCGGCGTCTACACCTACGAAGGCCTCCGCCGCGTCGAGGTGGCCGAGGCCGGGCCCGGGGAGCTGGTCCTGGTCGCCGGAATCGAGGCGATGGACATCGGGGAGACCCTGGCCGATCCCGAGCGCCCGGTGGCGCTCCCGCCGATCCGGGTCGACGAGCCGACGGTCGCCATGCTCTTCTCGGCCAACGTCTCGCCCTTCGCCGGGCGCGAGGGGAAGTACGTGACCTCGCGCCACCTGCGGGAGCGCCTCTTCAAGGAGGCACGGGGCAACGTCGCGATCCGGGTCGAAGAGACCGACTCTCCCGACACCCTGCGCGTCTCCGGCCGAGGCGAGCTCCAGCTCGCCATCCTCATCGAGATGATGCGGCGCGAGGGATACGAGCTGGAAGCCGGGCAGCCCGAGGTCATCACGCGGGAGGTCGACGGCGAGCGCCTTGAGCCGATGGAGCATCTGGTCATCGATTGCCCCGAGGAGTTCATCGGCATCGTGACCCAGAAGGTGGGTGCCCGGAAGGGCCAGATGGTCAAGATGGTCAACCACGGCACGGGGCGCGTGCGGCTCGAGTACCGCCTCCCGGCCCGCGGGCTCATCGGGTATCGCGGGGAGTTTCTCACCGACACGCGGGGCACCGGCCTCCTCAACCATCTCTTCGACGGCTGGGCACCCTGGCAAGGGGAGGTGCCCCGCCGGGCCAACGGCGCCCTGGTCGGCGACCGGGACGGCCGCGCCACCGGCTATGCGATCGACCACCTCCAGCCCCGCGGCGAGTTCTTCATTCGCCCGGGCGACCCCGTCTACGAGGGCCAGGTCGTGGGCGAGCACGCCCGCGACAACGACCTCGACGTCAACGTCACCAAGGAGAAGAAGCTCACGAACATGCGCGCCTCGACGGCGGACGAGGCGATCCGGCTCACCCCTCCGCGGGTGATGAGCCTCGAGCAGTGCCTCGAGTGGATTCGCGCCGACGAACTGGTCGAGGTGACCCCTCAGGCGCTCCGCTTGCGGAAGAAGGCGCTCCGGGGCCGACGCCGATTCTAG
- a CDS encoding peptidylprolyl isomerase, whose protein sequence is MHAWRWVVLLAFAAALPAEWAGAQGKPMHPTAVIAMEKGGEIRIELFPEDAPKTVESFVTLTKKGFYNGLAFHRVVPGFVAQGGDPKGDGTGGPGYTLKAEFNKRKHVRGTVAMARSQHPDSAGSQFYICFAPAPHLDNNYTVFGQVVKGMEVVDKIQVGDKMKTVRIEEPAKQ, encoded by the coding sequence ATGCATGCGTGGCGGTGGGTCGTGCTGTTGGCGTTCGCGGCGGCGCTCCCGGCTGAATGGGCGGGCGCGCAAGGGAAGCCCATGCATCCGACCGCGGTGATCGCGATGGAGAAGGGCGGGGAAATCCGGATCGAGCTCTTTCCCGAGGACGCCCCCAAGACGGTCGAGAGCTTCGTCACCCTGACCAAGAAGGGCTTCTACAACGGGCTGGCGTTCCACCGGGTCGTGCCCGGGTTCGTCGCCCAGGGCGGGGATCCCAAGGGCGACGGGACGGGCGGTCCCGGGTACACGCTCAAGGCCGAGTTCAACAAGCGGAAGCACGTGCGCGGCACGGTCGCCATGGCCCGGAGCCAGCACCCCGACTCGGCGGGGAGCCAGTTCTACATCTGCTTCGCACCGGCGCCCCACCTCGACAACAACTACACGGTCTTCGGCCAGGTGGTGAAGGGGATGGAGGTCGTCGACAAGATCCAGGTCGGCGACAAGATGAAGACCGTCCGCATCGAAGAGCCGGCCAAGCAGTGA
- a CDS encoding helix-turn-helix transcriptional regulator, whose translation MTHRLLTVQEAARHLRLNPRSVYLLAQRGGIPATRVTGKWLFPEHLLDEWLESSARQGAPRTPPGARPSPPAGSLFVAGSDDPALELLLDALPGQSGSPLLFTATVGSTRGLQAVGEGRADLAWSHLVDPDSGEYNLPHVPRYLAGRPVVLVNLFHRDLGLVVWTGNPRKLTGMADLGRRGLKFVNRQPGSGTRHFIDAGLGREGVAPAKLAGYRDEVTTHWGVGLRVLRGEADVGVATRSVAHALSLGFVPLTRERFDMVIPKDTFFRPAVQTLLEAVRSERFRRRLEALGGYEASEAGRVLAEVP comes from the coding sequence ATGACCCATCGACTGCTCACGGTCCAGGAGGCGGCGCGCCACCTCCGGCTGAACCCCCGATCGGTGTATCTCCTTGCCCAGCGCGGCGGGATTCCGGCGACGCGCGTCACCGGCAAGTGGCTCTTTCCCGAGCACCTCCTCGACGAGTGGCTCGAATCGAGCGCGCGCCAGGGAGCGCCGCGGACTCCGCCGGGGGCGCGGCCGAGCCCGCCCGCGGGAAGCCTGTTCGTGGCGGGGAGCGACGACCCCGCCCTCGAGCTGCTCCTCGACGCCCTGCCGGGACAGTCCGGCAGCCCGCTGCTCTTCACGGCGACCGTGGGGAGCACGCGGGGGCTCCAGGCGGTCGGTGAGGGCCGGGCCGATCTCGCCTGGTCGCACCTCGTCGACCCGGACTCGGGGGAATACAACCTTCCCCACGTCCCCCGCTACCTCGCCGGCCGGCCGGTGGTCCTCGTGAACCTCTTCCACCGGGATCTGGGGCTCGTCGTCTGGACGGGGAACCCGCGGAAGCTCACCGGCATGGCGGACCTCGGGCGGCGCGGCCTCAAGTTCGTGAACCGCCAGCCGGGGTCGGGCACGCGGCACTTCATCGACGCGGGGCTCGGTCGGGAGGGCGTGGCCCCGGCCAAGCTGGCGGGCTACCGCGACGAGGTCACGACCCACTGGGGCGTCGGGCTCCGCGTCCTGCGGGGCGAGGCCGATGTCGGTGTCGCCACGCGCTCGGTCGCGCACGCGCTGAGTCTCGGCTTCGTCCCCCTCACGCGCGAGCGCTTCGACATGGTCATCCCCAAGGACACGTTCTTCCGGCCCGCCGTGCAGACGCTCCTCGAGGCCGTCCGCTCGGAGCGCTTCCGCCGCCGGCTCGAGGCCCTCGGCGGCTACGAGGCGAGCGAGGCGGGGCGGGTCCTCGCGGAGGTGCCGTGA
- a CDS encoding substrate-binding domain-containing protein, whose product MRRSVPGALGVGLVAGLMVGAAASASSEVVILSTTTSTQDSGLLDVLVPLFERKTGYPVKTIAVGTGQALVLAARGEADVTLVHAPALERKYLGEGKVVNRRLVMLNDFVIVGPPEDPARLRQSTSAVDGVRRIAATRAPFVSRGDQSGTHQLELGLWREAGLVPGGAWYVESGQGMGATLVLANDRRAYTLTDRATWLAFQRRVSLPVLLEGDLRLRNLYSVLEANPANGPRVNAAGGRAFADFLVSPEAQALIRVFGVERYGRPLFVPLAGKTEAEVGG is encoded by the coding sequence GTGAGGCGATCCGTCCCGGGAGCGTTGGGTGTCGGGCTGGTCGCGGGCCTCATGGTGGGCGCCGCCGCCAGCGCGTCGTCGGAGGTCGTGATCCTCTCGACGACGACCAGCACGCAGGACTCCGGACTCCTGGACGTCCTGGTCCCGCTGTTCGAGCGGAAGACCGGGTACCCGGTGAAGACGATCGCGGTGGGCACCGGGCAAGCTCTGGTGCTGGCGGCCCGGGGCGAGGCCGACGTCACCCTCGTCCATGCCCCTGCGCTCGAGCGGAAGTACCTCGGGGAGGGCAAGGTCGTGAACCGGCGCCTGGTCATGCTGAACGACTTCGTGATCGTCGGCCCTCCCGAGGATCCGGCTCGCCTCCGCCAGAGCACGAGCGCGGTGGACGGCGTCCGGCGTATCGCGGCCACGCGGGCCCCCTTCGTCTCCCGCGGGGACCAGTCCGGCACCCATCAGCTCGAGCTCGGGCTCTGGCGGGAGGCCGGGCTCGTCCCGGGCGGTGCCTGGTACGTCGAGTCGGGACAAGGCATGGGGGCGACCCTCGTCCTCGCCAACGACCGGCGGGCCTACACGCTCACCGACCGAGCCACCTGGCTCGCCTTCCAGCGTCGGGTGAGCCTCCCGGTCCTCCTGGAGGGCGACCTCCGGCTGCGGAACCTCTATTCGGTGCTGGAGGCGAACCCCGCCAACGGGCCGCGCGTGAACGCGGCCGGCGGCCGGGCGTTCGCCGATTTCCTGGTATCCCCCGAGGCGCAGGCGCTGATCCGCGTGTTCGGCGTGGAGCGGTACGGCCGGCCCCTGTTCGTCCCGCTCGCCGGGAAGACGGAGGCGGAGGTGGGCGGGTGA
- a CDS encoding ABC transporter permease: MELIRDGFSRAVWLVLSGDPEVLGVTWLSLRISGTATLLSLVVGLPVGTALALARFPGRALLISLINTGMGLPPVVVGLFLSMLLWRSGPLGVLELLYTPTAIVLAQFVIAAPVVTGLTLAAVQQIPAGFRLQMLALGASRAQLLWVLIREARLPMLAALMAGFGAVISEVGASMMVGGNIRRQTRVLTTATVLETGKGNFDVAIALSVILLGLTFLVNWALTYIQQRRRA, translated from the coding sequence ATGGAGCTGATCCGGGACGGATTCTCCCGGGCCGTCTGGCTCGTCCTGAGCGGCGACCCCGAGGTGCTCGGGGTCACCTGGCTCTCGCTCCGGATCTCGGGGACGGCGACGCTCCTCTCCCTCGTCGTCGGCCTGCCCGTCGGGACGGCGCTGGCCCTCGCCCGCTTCCCCGGCCGCGCCCTGCTGATCTCCCTGATCAACACCGGCATGGGGCTCCCGCCGGTGGTGGTGGGGCTGTTCCTCTCGATGCTGCTCTGGCGAAGCGGTCCCCTCGGCGTCCTCGAGCTCCTCTACACGCCGACGGCGATCGTCCTGGCCCAGTTCGTCATCGCCGCTCCCGTGGTGACCGGGCTCACCCTGGCCGCCGTGCAGCAGATTCCCGCCGGGTTCCGGCTCCAGATGCTCGCGCTCGGCGCCTCGCGCGCGCAGCTCCTGTGGGTGCTGATCCGCGAGGCCCGCTTGCCGATGCTCGCCGCGCTGATGGCGGGATTCGGGGCCGTCATCTCGGAGGTCGGCGCCTCGATGATGGTGGGCGGGAACATTCGGAGGCAGACGCGCGTGCTGACGACGGCGACCGTGCTGGAGACCGGCAAGGGCAACTTCGACGTCGCCATCGCGCTGTCGGTCATCCTGCTCGGGCTGACGTTCCTCGTGAACTGGGCCTTGACCTACATCCAGCAGCGGAGGCGCGCATGA
- the modA gene encoding molybdate ABC transporter substrate-binding protein, translating into MRRRTALALLAGLVVAAGAHGQSPKLTVFAAADLAFAFRELVPRFEKALGVTVTLVLGSTGNLAAQIEHGAPADVFFAADEQFVDRLVRQGVLIAETRALYGQGRLVLATAKRAGPKLGDLRGLREPRVRHVAIANPEHAPYGRRAEEVLRRLGLWDALRPKLVYGENIRQTLQFVQSGAAEAGIVALAVANVPEVEWVPIDPSLHAPLDQAVAVVRRSARPELGVAFVQFVNGPEGRDVMKRYGFLLSGEF; encoded by the coding sequence ATGAGGCGGCGCACGGCCCTGGCGCTGCTGGCGGGCCTCGTCGTCGCCGCCGGCGCGCACGGGCAGTCACCGAAGCTCACCGTGTTCGCCGCGGCCGATCTCGCGTTCGCGTTCCGCGAGCTCGTGCCCCGGTTCGAGAAGGCGCTGGGTGTGACCGTGACGCTGGTGCTCGGCTCGACCGGGAATCTCGCCGCCCAGATCGAGCACGGGGCACCGGCCGACGTCTTTTTCGCGGCGGACGAGCAATTCGTAGACCGCCTGGTGCGACAGGGCGTGCTCATCGCCGAGACCCGGGCACTCTACGGCCAGGGCCGGCTCGTCCTGGCCACGGCCAAGCGCGCGGGCCCGAAGCTCGGCGACCTCAGGGGACTCCGGGAGCCGCGGGTGCGCCACGTCGCGATCGCGAACCCCGAGCACGCGCCCTACGGCCGCCGGGCCGAGGAGGTCCTGCGGCGGCTGGGGCTCTGGGACGCGCTCAGGCCAAAGCTGGTCTACGGCGAGAACATCCGCCAGACCCTCCAGTTCGTCCAGAGCGGAGCGGCCGAAGCGGGGATCGTCGCGCTGGCGGTCGCGAATGTCCCCGAGGTCGAGTGGGTGCCGATCGACCCGAGCCTTCACGCCCCGCTCGACCAGGCGGTCGCGGTGGTCCGGCGTAGCGCGCGCCCCGAGCTCGGGGTGGCCTTCGTCCAGTTCGTGAACGGACCGGAGGGCCGGGACGTCATGAAGCGGTACGGCTTCCTCCTGTCCGGGGAGTTCTGA
- the modB gene encoding molybdate ABC transporter permease subunit yields the protein MDLFPIWLSLGVATLATLLTLTLGVPLAWLLARTRFRGREVLEGLVVLPLVLPPTVLGYYLLVLIGTRGPVGRLLGSVGIDLAFTWRAAVLAAGVGSIALLVKSAQAGFETVDRRLEDAARTLGRSEWSIFWSVTLPLAARSILAGTILAFCRALGDFGITLMVAGSIPGRTQTLPLAIYDRVQAFRMDEANLLSAVAVGIMLLLLLGVGRLARLRY from the coding sequence ATGGACCTCTTTCCGATCTGGCTCTCCCTCGGGGTCGCGACGCTGGCGACGCTGCTGACGCTGACGCTCGGGGTGCCGCTCGCCTGGCTGCTCGCCCGCACGCGCTTCCGCGGTCGGGAAGTACTGGAAGGGTTGGTCGTGCTGCCACTGGTTCTGCCGCCCACGGTGCTGGGCTACTATCTCCTGGTCCTGATCGGGACGCGGGGCCCGGTCGGCCGCCTCCTCGGCAGCGTCGGTATCGATCTGGCCTTCACCTGGCGGGCCGCGGTCCTGGCCGCCGGCGTGGGCTCGATCGCCCTGCTCGTCAAGTCGGCGCAGGCCGGCTTCGAGACCGTGGATCGCCGGCTCGAGGACGCCGCCCGGACCCTGGGCCGGTCGGAGTGGAGCATCTTCTGGTCGGTCACGCTCCCGCTGGCCGCCCGGTCGATCCTGGCCGGCACCATCCTGGCGTTCTGCCGGGCCCTGGGTGACTTCGGGATCACGCTCATGGTCGCCGGCAGCATCCCGGGCCGCACCCAGACGCTCCCGCTCGCGATCTACGACCGCGTCCAGGCCTTCCGCATGGACGAGGCGAACCTGCTCTCGGCCGTCGCGGTCGGGATCATGCTGCTCCTGCTGCTCGGCGTCGGCCGGCTGGCCCGACTGCGCTATTGA